One Mycteria americana isolate JAX WOST 10 ecotype Jacksonville Zoo and Gardens unplaced genomic scaffold, USCA_MyAme_1.0 Scaffold_41, whole genome shotgun sequence genomic window carries:
- the FRMD8 gene encoding FERM domain-containing protein 8: MEGEGAAAAGGAAGEGGGAGSRGCPWVPGGGCRGSPRAVPPGPRRRPAAAPAALVFLPEGAGVPLPLEPPPGPTAGELLRRLQGALRLPPVAAEALALWLGSALLEVQLKPRHRPLRLVRQWPELLLRFSLGSPADIAQDEPCLQLRRNVFFPKSKELELEEEELLRLLYEEARGNVLGGRYPVDPPDGVELGALACRLRLGPFQPGRHTPHSLRPLLGELLPPPPGRGGLWGALRRRGPRPPPPEEELLQAFARTPGPQASPAALYRAFLRRCHPLPYYGCAFFPGAIDRPPGGLLGRGGLRPVRVAVGLEGVTIIDPREKHVLLTLTYPELCWELVGAVGQEGDAVGQEGDAVGPPQLWLEFDGDHEGAPVNRLLRVFSPQAELMSALIECCIELGGGAGPPPPGPPPPPETPARGAPLRRQESVTRPRLQRLATIDYVQEGQELRRVKPPRRSASFFGRGGGLLQPRVRGGRAGAGLSPPPSPPLDWEHWEPPPSTDWGHWELPAMDPAPEGPRHPGPPHFVPTPPPHTPINRTGTRTSPSPPPGHAAGLGLMRGGLGHRSGLGQIKAGSGLIRGGLELVWDILGWFGADLG; this comes from the exons atggagggggagggggcggccgcggccggcggcgctgCCGGTGAGGGGGGCGGGGCCGGGTCCCGGGG GTGCccctgggtccctgggggggggtgcCGCGGGTCCCCGCGCGCCGTGCCGCCCGGCCcacgccgccgccccgccgcagcgccggccGCGCTGGTTTTCCTGCCCGAGGGCGCGGGGGTGCCGCTGCCGCtggagccgccgccggggccgaCGGCCGGGGAGCTGCTGCGCCGCCTGCAGGGGGCGCTGCGCCTGCCGCCCGTCGCCGCCGAGGCGCTGGCGCTGTGGCTGGGGTCGGCCCTGCTGG AGGTGCAGCTGAAGCCGCGGCACCGGCCCCTGCGCCTGGTCCGGCAGtggccagagctgctgctgcgctTCAGCCTCGGCTCCCCCGCGGACATCGCCCAGG acgagccctgcctgcagctgcgcAGGAACGTCTTCTTCCCCAAgagcaaggagctggag ctggaggaggaggagctgctgcggctgctgtACGAGGAGGCGCGGGGGAACGTGCTGGGGGGGCGATACCCCGTGGACCCCCCCGACGGCGTGGAGCTGGGGGCCCTGGCCTGCCGCCTGCGCCTGGGGCCCTTCCAGCCCGGCCGCCACACGCCCCACAGCCTGCG gccgctgctgggggagctgctgccgccgcccccggggcggggggggctgtggggggcccTGCGCCGGcggggcccccgcccgcccccccccgaggaggagctgctccaggccttcgcccgcacccccggcccccaggcctcccccgccgccctcTACCGCGCCTTCCTGCGCCGCTGCCACCCCCTGCCCTACTACGG GTGCGCCTTCTTCCCAGGGGCCATCGACCgcccccccggggggctgctgggccggggggggctgcggcccgtCAGAGtcgccgtggggctggagggcgTCACCATCATCGACCCCCGGGAGAAG catGTGCTGCTGACGCTGACCTACCCcgagctgtgctgggagctggttggcgccgtggggcaggagggggacgccgtggggcaggagggggacgcCGTGGGGCCCCCTCAGCTGTGGCTGGAGTTCGACGGCGACCACGAGGGTGCCCCTGTCAACCGCCTGCTGCGGGTGTTCTCCCCCCAG GCCGAGCTGATGAGCGCCCTCATCGAGTGCTGCAtcgagctgggggggggggcggggccgccccccccggggccgccgcccccgcccgagACCCCTGCGCGGGGCGCCCCCTTGCGGCGGCAGGAGAGCGTCACCCGCCCGCGCCTGCAGCGCCTGGCCACCATCGACTACGTgcaggagg ggcaggagctgcggcGGGTGAAGCCCCCCCGGCGCTCGGCGTCCTTCttcgggcgggggggggggctcctaCAGCCCCGTGTCAGGGGgggccgggctggagcagggctgagcccccccccctcccccccactggactgggagcactgggagcccccccccagcacggactgggggcactgggagctcccAGCGATGGACCCGGCCCCGGAGGGACCCAGACATCCGGGACCCCCCCACTTTGtaccgaccccccccccccatacaccAATAAACCGCACGGGGACACGGACGTCACCGTCACCCCCGCCCGGCCACGCCGCGGGTTTGGGGCTGATGCGGGGCGGTTTGGGACATCGCAGTGGTTTGGGGCAGATCAAGGCTGGTTCGGGGCTAATTCGGGGCGGTTTGGAGCTCGTTTGGGacattttggggtggtttggggcaGATTTGGGCTAG
- the LOC142403671 gene encoding uncharacterized protein LOC142403671, translated as MGMRARPKIPLSEPTRFAPGTPSRCSTLLSEPRLRPGCTPAPKSRCLSPFCARDGSRAPVALSAPVWPRGWDGPRSPSSAPRAPGTGAGPSPPPPFPPLQKSPPGRPRPGLLFWGGFPPFRQCGARLPAQRAPARGSPAAPPRPVRAWRTRGRRGGGGGRPPPARVFLFLRERPLSQVLLFLLPAQKGQKKAKGAGAAPPGARPRGGVRPPAAPAGGLGPSRRGPPVSLGPPRWFGSPPYRGRGDPLSRQGLRSATGPLLGSKDSAYRDGTPLFLWGPQCCFGEPVARGQGWSRITTGPPRFFRDSVPRQKPHVAVKSSIVTGAPYHNQDLCQRGPHVALRTPYRDGDPVSL; from the exons ATGGGGATGCGTGCCCGCCCCAAAATCCCCCTTTCTGAGCCCA CCCGTTTTGCGCCCGGGACGCCCTCCCGCTGTAGCACCCTGCTTTCTGAGCCCAGGTTGCGCCCGGGATGCACCCCCGCCCCGAAATCCCGCTGTCTGAGCCCGTTTTGCGCCCGGGATGGCAGCCGGGCCCCGGTCGCGCTCTCGGCGCCCGTTTGGCCGCGGGGGTGGGACGGACCCCGCAGCCCCTCCTCCGCCCCGCGTGCGCCGGGGACAggcgccggccccagcccccccccccccttcccccccctccaaaaaagcCCCCCGGGGAGGCCCCGCCCCGGGTTGCTCTTTTGGGGCGGTTTCCCTCCTTTCCGGCAGTGCGGGGCCAGGCTCCCGGCGCAGCGCGCTcccgcccggggctcccccgcggCCCCTCCCCGGCCGGTCCGGGCTTGGCGGACGCGGggtcggcggggggggggggggggccgccccccccccgcgcgggtttttcttttcctgagagaaCGGCCGTTGTctcaggttttgctttttctcctccctgcccaaaaaggccaaaaaaaagcaaaaggcgCCGGTGCGgcacccccgggagcgcggccccggggcggggttCGACCCCCCGCGGCGCCCGCTGGCGGCCTGGGCCCCTCGCGGCGGGGACCCCCGGTTTCTCTGGGGCCTCCGCGTTGGTTTGGGAGCCCCCCATACAGGGGCAGGGGTGACCCTCTGTCGCGACAAGGGCTCCGCAGCGCGACGGGGCCCCTGCTCGGCAGTAAGGACTCTGCGTATCGTGACGGGACGCCCCTCTTTCTCTGGGGGCCCCAGTGCTGCTTCGGAGAGCCCGTGGCGCGGGGACAGGGGTGGTCCCGTATCACGACGGGGCCCCCGCGTTTCTTCAGGGACTCCGTACCGCGACAGAAGCCTCACGTTGCTGTGAAGAGCAGTATCGTGACAGGAGCCCCATACCACAACCAAGACCTCTGTCAACGGGGACCCCACGTTGCTTTGAGGACTCCATACCGTGACGGGGACCCCGTATCACTGTGA
- the SCYL1 gene encoding LOW QUALITY PROTEIN: N-terminal kinase-like protein (The sequence of the model RefSeq protein was modified relative to this genomic sequence to represent the inferred CDS: inserted 2 bases in 1 codon; deleted 5 bases in 3 codons; substituted 1 base at 1 genomic stop codon) encodes MWLFSRDPVRDFPFELGPPDPDPDPDPAADAAPAPLWRLLRGRRKADGAPVSVFAHSLGTGDAAATPLARAALRRLRSLRHPNVLGYLDSLETEQCLYLVTEAVTPLRRHLRLQPPTGDLGEQEVAWGLHQLLTALSFLGASGLVHHALGLDAVFVDPGGDWKLGGLERVAAASEGSPPRPPGVSPRPQDPPELSDSSRGQGEPWAGDMWRLGCLIWEVFNGPLPRPGALRSFGKLPAGLVPPFCELVAAEPSARPGPGQLLQRLQRPGAFLACPLVRTGLFLEELQVRDAAERRTFLQELSGRLDALPGXRRHKLLPRLLAALEFGGADASALPPLLKVAKALDPPEYQERIVPVIVRLFSSPDRALRMQLLQQLEDYVEFLPEATVDAQIFPHVAHGFLDTNPAIREQTVKSMVLLAPKLGEGRRGAGAAAAAAAGAGGXRAGPLRCNATLCLGRLGPLLPPQTRQRVLAPALARATRDPFAPARAAAVAAFAATHGCYSPQECAGKVLPRLCGLTVDSHPGVRQQAFRAIRSFLDQLEAATESGGAPEGDPPSAAAAPGGPGSGSGALGAAVSWAVTGVTSLTARLMGAEAGAPADPPPRPPCRPPPRAPPAPPKEPPPEEPPLEDPDGWDDDWGSLEDMELPRSPLRAARRMWGLPQSPPDTPAGPPPHCPSPSRGDEEGEGGWGVGGEWGTEDAWEALPSQQGPPPGSGRRSGSSSGAGSWRPNAGGVPGAPPKRGPPNWGPGNSTEGGGRGEGQ; translated from the exons atGTGGCTCTTCTCCCGGGACCCGGTGCGGGATTTCCCCTTCGAGCTGGGCCCGCCCGACCCCgacccggacccggacccggCGGCGgacgcggccccggccccgctctggcggctgctgcgggggcgGCGAaag gCGGACGGGGCGCCGGTGTCGGTGTTCGCCCACAGCCTGGGGACGGGGGACGCGGCCGCCACCCCCCTGGCCCGGGCGGCCCTGCGGCGCCTGCGCAGCCTGCGGCACCCCAACGTCCTGGGGTACCTGGACAGCCTGGAG ACAGAGCAGTGCCTGTACCTGGTGACGGAGGCGGTGACGCCGCTGCGCCGGCACCTGCGGCTGCAGCCCCCGACGGGCGacctgggggagcaggaggtggccTGGGGGCTGCACCAGCTCCTg ACGGCGCTGTCCTTCCTGGGGGCCTCGGGGCTGGTGCACCACGCGCTGGGGCTGGACGCCGTCTTCGTCGACCCGGGGGGTGACTGGAAgctgggggggctggagcgggtggCGGCCGCCAGCgag gggtcccccccccggccccccggcgtctccccccggccccaggacccccccgagCTCAGCGACTCCTCACGAGGGCAGGGTGAGCCCTG ggcaggggacaTGTGGCGCCTGGGCTGCCTCATCTGGGAGGTCTTCAACGGgcccctcccccggcccggggccctGCGCAGCTTCGGCAAG ctgccggcggggctggtCCCCCCCTTCTGCGAGCTGGTGGCCGCGGAGCCGTCGgcacggccggggccggggcagctcctgcagcGCCTGCAGCGCCCCGGGGCCTTCCTCGCCTGCCCCCTCGTCCGCACCGGCCTCTTCCTCGAGGAGCTCCAG gtCCGGGACGCCGCGGAGCGCCGGACcttcctgcaggagctgagcGGCCGCCTGGAcgccctccccgg ccgccgccACAAGCTGCTGCCCCGGCTGCTGGCGGCCCTCGAGTTCGGCGGTGCCGACGCCAGCGCCCTGCCCCCCCTCCTCAAG GTGGCGAAGGCGCTGGACCCCCCCGAGTACCAGGAGCGGATCGTCCCCGTCATCGTCCGCCTCTTCTCCTCCCCGGACCGGGCGCTGCgcatgcagctgctgcagcag CTGGAGGACTACGTGGAGTTCCTGCCCGAGGCGACCGTGGACGCCCAGATCTTCCCCCACGTCGCCCACGGGTTCCTCGACACCAACCCCGCCATCCGCGAGCAGACCGTCAAG TCGATGGTGCTGCTGGCACCCAAGCTGGGGGAGGGGCGCCGGGGCGCAGGAGCTGCCGCGGCTGCTGCTGCGGGTGCAGGCGGGTGACGCGCTGGACCCCTGCGGTGCAACGCCACGCTGTGCCTGGGGCGCCtgggccccctcctgcccccccag acgcGGCAGCGGGTGCTGGCCCCCGCCCTGGCGCGGGCGACGCGGGACCCCTTCGccccggcgcgggcggccgccGTCGCCGCCTTCGCcgccacccatgggtgctactCGCCCCAGGAGTGCGCCGGGAAGGTGCTG CCCCGCCTGTGCGGCCTCACCGTCGACTCCCACCCCGGCGTGCGGCAGCAG GCTTTCCGGGCGATCCGCAGCTTCCTGGATCAGCTGGAGGCGGCCACCGAATCCGGGGGGGCCCCGGAGGGGG acCCCCCCAGcgcagctgctgccccaggggGTCCGGGGTCAGGGTCGGGGGCGCTGGGGGCCGCCGTGTCCTGGGCCGTCACCGGCGTCACTTCCCTGACGGCACGGCTGAtgggggccgaggccggggccccc gcagatccccccccccgacccccctgcAGACCCCCGCCgagggcccccccagcccccccaaaag AGCCGCCCCCTGAGGAGCCCCCCCTGGAGGACCCTGACGGGTGGGACGACGACTGGGGCAGCCTGgag gACATGGAGCTGCCCCGGAGCCCCCTGCGAGCAGCGAGGAGGATGTGGGGgctcccccagagccccccggaCACCcctgccggcccccccccccactgcccctCCCCCAGCcggggggatgaggagggggaggggggctggggggtggggggcgagtGGGGCACCGAGGACGCCTGGGAGGCGCTGCCCAGCCAGCAGG gtccccccccgGGCTCGGGCCGGCGCAGCGGGAGCAGCAGCGGCGCCGGGAGCTGGAGGCCAAacgccgggggggtccccggggccccCCCAAAGCGGGGCCCCCCAAACTGGGGGCCCGGAAACTCGACTgaggggggcgggcggggggaggggcaATAA